A single bacterium DNA region contains:
- a CDS encoding GlsB/YeaQ/YmgE family stress response membrane protein has translation MSIIAWIVVGIIAGWLAKMVVPGEGPGGVLGDLVVGVIGAIVGGWIFNYFGHAGVTGINIGSIIVAFIGGVILLWIVRAVTGKRVRA, from the coding sequence GTGAGCATCATTGCATGGATCGTCGTGGGCATCATCGCAGGATGGCTCGCCAAAATGGTCGTCCCGGGCGAGGGACCCGGCGGCGTTCTGGGGGACCTCGTTGTCGGTGTTATCGGTGCGATTGTCGGCGGATGGATCTTTAACTACTTCGGCCATGCAGGCGTCACGGGCATCAATATCGGGTCGATCATCGTCGCGTTCATCGGCGGTGTGATTCTTTTGTGGATTGTTCGTGCTGTGACAGGGAAGAGAGTGAGAGCGTAG